The Oxalobacteraceae bacterium OTU3CINTB1 genome includes a window with the following:
- a CDS encoding 3-hydroxybutyrate dehydrogenase has product MTNQTLSGKTALVTGSTSGIGLGIARTLAAEGANVVLNGFGDAAEIDKLQQDLAKEFGVQVAYHNADMSKPAEIESMIAFAGDKFGGVDVLVNNAGIQHVANIEDFPVEKWDAIIAINLTSAFHTSRLVLPRMRANNWGRIINLASTHGLVASAGKSAYVAAKHGLIGLTKAGALETASTGVTVNAICPGFVLTPLVQKQVDARAAKDGISNDEAKKALLADKQPSGEFVTPEELGALAVFLCSDAAKQVRGVAWNMDGGWVAQ; this is encoded by the coding sequence ATGACAAACCAGACTTTGAGCGGTAAAACAGCATTGGTCACCGGTTCCACATCCGGCATCGGATTGGGCATCGCGCGCACCCTGGCGGCCGAGGGCGCCAACGTGGTGCTGAACGGTTTCGGCGACGCCGCCGAGATCGACAAGTTGCAGCAGGATCTGGCCAAGGAATTCGGCGTCCAGGTCGCCTATCACAACGCCGACATGTCCAAGCCGGCCGAGATCGAAAGCATGATCGCCTTCGCCGGCGACAAGTTCGGCGGCGTCGACGTGCTGGTCAATAACGCGGGCATCCAGCACGTGGCCAACATCGAGGATTTCCCGGTCGAGAAATGGGACGCGATCATCGCCATCAACCTGACCTCGGCATTCCATACGTCGCGCCTGGTGCTGCCGCGCATGCGCGCCAACAACTGGGGCCGCATCATCAACCTGGCCTCTACCCACGGCCTGGTGGCGTCGGCCGGCAAGTCGGCCTACGTCGCGGCCAAGCACGGCCTGATCGGCCTGACCAAGGCCGGCGCGCTGGAAACGGCCAGCACCGGTGTCACCGTCAACGCCATCTGCCCCGGCTTCGTGCTCACGCCGCTGGTGCAAAAGCAGGTCGACGCCCGCGCTGCCAAGGACGGCATCAGCAACGACGAGGCGAAAAAGGCGCTGCTGGCCGACAAGCAGCCGTCGGGAGAGTTCGTCACGCCCGAGGAACTGGGCGCGCTGGCGGTGTTTCTGTGCAGCGACGCCGCCAAGCAGGTGCGCGGCGTGGCGTGGAACATGGACGGCGGCTGGGTCGCACAGTAA
- a CDS encoding alpha/beta hydrolase, translated as MLEAKIKSVQCLSLAGLHRMAYKEWGDAANPNVLVCVHGVTRVSDDFDNMARALASDYRVICPDVVGRGRSDWLRNPQLYRIPQYVSDMVTLLARVLDQGPAQKIDWFGTSMGGLIGLGLASLPDNPVRKLVLNDIGPVLAPAALQRIGDYIGQDLRFDTFEDGAKFVRDVSASFGEHTEQEWHKLATDVLRQDKDGKWVRHYDMGLSLPFRSATPESAGADEAMLWAAYDAITCPTLLVRGADSDLLTRETAAMMAQRGPKATLVEIPNVGHAPTFTHDDQIAIARKFLLG; from the coding sequence ATGCTCGAAGCGAAAATAAAGTCTGTTCAGTGCCTGTCGTTGGCTGGCTTGCACCGGATGGCATATAAGGAATGGGGCGACGCGGCCAACCCTAACGTGCTCGTCTGCGTCCACGGCGTGACCCGCGTCTCCGACGATTTCGACAACATGGCGCGCGCGCTGGCTTCCGACTACCGCGTGATCTGCCCGGACGTTGTCGGCCGGGGCCGCTCCGACTGGCTCAGGAATCCGCAGCTGTACCGCATTCCCCAATATGTCAGCGACATGGTGACGTTGCTGGCACGTGTGTTGGACCAGGGTCCGGCGCAAAAGATCGATTGGTTCGGCACCTCGATGGGCGGCCTGATCGGCCTGGGCCTGGCGTCGCTGCCGGACAACCCGGTCCGCAAGCTGGTGCTCAACGATATCGGCCCGGTGCTGGCGCCGGCGGCGCTGCAGCGCATCGGCGACTACATCGGCCAGGACTTGCGCTTCGACACGTTCGAGGATGGCGCCAAGTTCGTGCGCGACGTCTCGGCGTCCTTCGGCGAGCACACCGAGCAGGAATGGCATAAACTGGCCACCGATGTGCTGCGCCAGGATAAGGACGGCAAGTGGGTGCGCCATTACGATATGGGGCTGTCGTTGCCGTTCCGCTCGGCCACACCGGAGTCGGCCGGCGCCGACGAGGCGATGCTGTGGGCCGCCTACGACGCCATCACTTGCCCGACCCTGCTGGTGCGCGGCGCCGATTCCGATCTGCTGACGCGCGAGACGGCGGCCATGATGGCGCAGCGCGGTCCGAAAGCCACCCTGGTGGAAATCCCGAACGTCGGCCACGCGCCGACCTTCACCCACGACGATCAGATTGCGATCGCCCGGAAATTCCTGCTGGGCTGA
- a CDS encoding RidA family protein: MEIKRLHVGKRLSEVAIHNGTVYLAGQIAEETSLDIKGQTREVLGHVDRLLAESGSDKTCILSCQIYIADMADFEGMNEEYDAWVPSGHTPPRATVEAKLANPEVLVEIVIVAAQR; the protein is encoded by the coding sequence ATGGAAATCAAACGACTGCACGTAGGCAAACGATTGTCCGAAGTGGCAATTCACAATGGCACCGTCTATCTGGCGGGCCAGATCGCCGAAGAAACCAGTCTCGATATCAAGGGTCAAACCCGTGAAGTCCTCGGTCACGTCGACCGCCTGCTGGCCGAATCGGGCAGCGACAAAACCTGCATCCTCAGCTGCCAGATCTACATCGCCGACATGGCCGATTTCGAGGGCATGAACGAAGAGTACGACGCCTGGGTGCCGAGCGGCCACACGCCGCCGCGTGCCACGGTCGAAGCCAAACTGGCCAATCCGGAAGTCCTGGTCGAGATCGTCATCGTCGCCGCGCAGCGTTAG
- a CDS encoding bifunctional (p)ppGpp synthetase/guanosine-3',5'-bis(diphosphate) 3'-pyrophosphohydrolase: MVSITALTSATSEQLVQGLTPDDSARMLSALDFASTAYGDLVSTSGQSALDFSIGVAGTLSFMRTDVETRIAGLMFELTLLDTTQAAVIEPRFGQEVGDLVAGVRQLIRLRELTQAPGGHGGVAPVAVGRGRNAAQMAVAQVETLRKMLLAMASDMRVVLVRLASCVTTLRYFADIKLFNDMTCAYGRETLDLYAPLANRLGIWQLKWELEDLSFRFIEPEAYKRIAKMLEEKRMMREGFVTNAIARLQSEMAAAGIQAEVFGRPKHIYSIWSKMKGKELDFTDLYDVRAFRVIVADVKTCYTVLGVVHNIWTPIPKEFDDYISRPKPNGYQSLHTVVTAEDGRPLEVQIRTQEMHSFAEYGVAAHWRYKEEGGSNFAGQKYDEKIAWLRQLLAWKTDVADAVVGQEEQQREWVEKLKSAALDDRIFVLTPQARVLELPVGATPVDFAYHLHSDVGHRCRGARVDGVMVPLNTPLKNGQTCEIITAKGAPGTAGPSRDWLSDEYTVATRTRSKIRAWFHAIDMQETLSHGRAMVEKSLQREGKTAVNLEALANKLGFAKVDDLFLSVGKDEFSLRHVEHALHDTGEPVEQEDAVVLGKSKASSVDQGAKSGVLVVGTDGLMTQLAKCCKPAPPDGIVGFVTRGKGVSIHRATCKNFAEMRAKAPERVIVTEWGRAVSDTVYPVDIFILAGDRQGLLRDISEIFSREKINVVGVNTQSAKGYARMTFTAEIGATAQLQKALNAIAEVTGVQEARRA; encoded by the coding sequence ATGGTTTCAATCACCGCGCTCACCAGCGCCACGTCGGAACAACTGGTGCAGGGGCTCACGCCGGACGACAGCGCGCGCATGCTGTCGGCGCTCGACTTCGCCAGCACCGCGTACGGCGACCTGGTCAGCACCAGCGGCCAGTCGGCGCTGGACTTTTCCATCGGCGTGGCCGGCACCTTGTCGTTCATGCGCACCGACGTCGAGACCCGCATCGCCGGCCTGATGTTCGAGCTGACCTTGCTCGACACCACGCAGGCGGCGGTGATCGAACCGCGTTTCGGCCAGGAGGTCGGCGACCTGGTGGCCGGCGTGCGCCAGCTGATACGCCTGCGCGAATTGACGCAGGCGCCCGGTGGACACGGCGGCGTGGCGCCGGTGGCGGTGGGACGCGGGCGCAACGCCGCGCAGATGGCGGTGGCGCAGGTTGAAACCTTGCGCAAGATGTTGCTGGCGATGGCCTCGGACATGCGCGTGGTGCTGGTGCGCCTCGCCTCGTGCGTGACGACCTTGCGCTACTTCGCCGACATCAAGCTGTTCAACGACATGACGTGCGCCTACGGCCGCGAGACCCTGGACCTGTACGCGCCGCTGGCCAACCGGCTGGGGATCTGGCAGCTGAAGTGGGAGCTGGAGGATTTGTCGTTCCGCTTCATCGAACCGGAGGCGTACAAGCGCATCGCCAAGATGCTGGAAGAAAAGCGCATGATGCGCGAAGGCTTCGTCACCAACGCCATCGCGCGGCTGCAATCGGAAATGGCGGCCGCCGGCATCCAGGCCGAGGTGTTCGGCCGACCCAAGCACATCTACTCCATCTGGAGCAAGATGAAGGGCAAGGAGCTCGACTTCACCGACCTGTACGACGTGCGCGCCTTCCGCGTCATCGTCGCCGACGTCAAGACTTGCTACACGGTGCTGGGCGTGGTGCACAACATCTGGACGCCGATCCCCAAGGAATTCGACGATTACATTTCCCGTCCGAAGCCCAACGGCTACCAGTCGCTGCACACGGTGGTGACGGCCGAGGACGGCCGGCCGCTGGAGGTGCAGATCCGCACGCAAGAGATGCACAGCTTCGCCGAGTACGGCGTGGCGGCGCACTGGCGCTACAAGGAGGAGGGCGGCTCCAATTTCGCCGGGCAAAAGTACGACGAAAAGATCGCCTGGCTGCGCCAGCTGCTGGCGTGGAAAACCGACGTCGCCGACGCCGTCGTCGGGCAGGAGGAGCAGCAGCGCGAATGGGTGGAGAAGCTCAAGTCGGCGGCGCTGGACGACCGCATTTTCGTGCTCACGCCGCAGGCGCGGGTGCTGGAGTTGCCGGTCGGCGCCACGCCGGTCGATTTCGCCTATCACCTGCACAGCGACGTGGGCCACCGTTGCCGCGGCGCGCGCGTCGACGGCGTCATGGTGCCGCTGAACACGCCGCTGAAAAACGGCCAGACCTGCGAAATCATCACCGCCAAGGGCGCGCCCGGCACGGCCGGTCCGTCGCGCGACTGGCTCAGCGACGAATACACGGTTGCCACACGCACGCGTTCGAAGATCCGTGCCTGGTTCCACGCCATCGACATGCAGGAAACCTTGTCGCACGGGCGCGCGATGGTGGAAAAATCATTGCAGCGCGAAGGCAAGACGGCGGTCAACCTGGAAGCGCTGGCCAACAAGCTGGGCTTCGCCAAGGTCGACGACCTGTTCCTGTCGGTGGGCAAGGATGAATTCAGCCTGCGCCATGTCGAGCACGCGCTGCACGACACGGGCGAGCCGGTCGAGCAGGAAGACGCGGTGGTCCTCGGCAAGAGCAAGGCGTCGAGCGTGGACCAGGGTGCCAAGTCGGGCGTGCTGGTGGTTGGCACCGACGGTTTGATGACGCAGCTGGCCAAGTGCTGCAAGCCGGCGCCGCCGGACGGCATCGTCGGCTTCGTCACGCGCGGCAAGGGCGTCTCGATTCACCGCGCCACGTGCAAGAACTTCGCCGAAATGCGGGCCAAGGCGCCGGAGCGGGTGATCGTCACCGAATGGGGGCGTGCCGTCTCGGACACGGTTTATCCGGTCGACATCTTCATCCTGGCGGGCGACCGCCAGGGCCTGCTGCGGGATATTTCGGAGATCTTCTCGCGTGAAAAGATCAACGTCGTCGGCGTCAACACGCAAAGCGCCAAAGGCTACGCGCGCATGACGTTCACGGCCGAAATCGGCGCCACCGCGCAACTGCAAAAAGCGCTCAACGCCATCGCCGAAGTCACCGGCGTGCAAGAAGCCCGCCGCGCCTAA
- a CDS encoding nuclear transport factor 2 family protein, whose product MMRRGLLAASLAMALGASLPVVAAEAQRESLTVVDDAWNTLRQQARVEQLGQLMAEDFVLVNADGAVQRKLDYLMYLAARPSLSNAILNEESSTRFYGDMAIINNVSTQSGTRDGAPWTERQRITRVWQWSGDSWLLVSSHASRIPQS is encoded by the coding sequence ATGATGCGCCGTGGCCTGCTCGCGGCATCGCTGGCCATGGCCTTGGGTGCATCGCTGCCGGTGGTGGCCGCCGAAGCGCAGCGGGAGTCGCTGACGGTCGTCGACGACGCGTGGAACACACTGCGTCAGCAAGCGCGCGTCGAACAATTGGGCCAGCTCATGGCGGAGGACTTCGTGCTGGTGAACGCGGATGGCGCGGTCCAGCGAAAGCTCGACTATCTGATGTACCTGGCCGCGCGACCTAGCCTCAGCAACGCCATCCTCAACGAGGAATCAAGCACGCGGTTCTACGGCGACATGGCGATCATCAACAACGTCAGCACGCAATCGGGGACGCGCGACGGCGCCCCGTGGACGGAACGCCAGCGCATCACCCGCGTCTGGCAATGGTCTGGCGACAGTTGGCTGCTGGTATCGTCGCACGCCTCGCGCATTCCCCAAAGCTAA
- a CDS encoding CatA-like O-acetyltransferase encodes MHNFEKRRDRYNLFAAFEKPLVNVSFEMALPDFRHYCKEHKLPPFHFFLYCILNSIKEIDNFMYRIHDGEVIKIEEFWASYTVLNKDKNLNFACFAMSTDLREFIARSLEAKATAEASSEMINSAKEQSERDQKNNVHITCMPWFKLTSIEHPIYRHGGYDIPSLAWGKFGDTDNGKMTVPFSVQAHHGFVDGYHIHLLAETIAARVAGIIEA; translated from the coding sequence ATGCACAATTTCGAAAAACGCCGCGACCGCTACAACCTGTTCGCCGCGTTTGAAAAGCCGCTCGTCAACGTCAGCTTTGAGATGGCCCTGCCCGACTTCCGGCATTATTGCAAGGAGCACAAGCTGCCGCCGTTCCACTTCTTCCTGTATTGCATACTGAATTCGATCAAGGAGATCGACAACTTCATGTACCGCATCCACGACGGCGAAGTGATCAAGATCGAGGAGTTCTGGGCGTCGTACACCGTGCTCAACAAGGACAAGAATCTCAACTTCGCTTGTTTCGCCATGTCGACGGACTTGCGGGAGTTCATCGCCCGCAGCCTGGAAGCGAAAGCGACCGCCGAGGCCAGCAGCGAGATGATCAACTCGGCCAAGGAACAATCGGAGCGCGACCAAAAGAACAACGTCCACATCACCTGCATGCCGTGGTTCAAGCTGACCTCGATCGAGCACCCGATCTACCGGCACGGCGGCTATGACATTCCCTCGCTGGCCTGGGGCAAGTTCGGCGACACCGACAACGGCAAGATGACGGTACCGTTCTCGGTGCAGGCGCACCACGGCTTTGTCGACGGCTACCACATTCACTTGCTGGCAGAAACCATCGCCGCGCGCGTGGCGGGGATCATCGAAGCATGA
- a CDS encoding cation diffusion facilitator family transporter, with translation MQAETRINASAEPPASPSAHLHEHRDGDAKHAHFTLQRSQSVLAWSLALTLGFAVVEVITGFMSNSLALISDAGHMVTDAAALGLALLAQLIAKRPPSARHSFGFGRAEALAAFVNSLVLLVLVAWIVFEAAQRFSHPEQVHGATVFIVAGIGLVINIVLAYMLSRGDSNMNTRAALVNVMGDLLGSVAALVAGAVIYYTGWMMIDPLLSIFVALLILKSTVSVLRESYHFLMGGVPEPIDYLKVGADLEQIDGVCSVHDLHVWDMSPGEPALIGHVEIVDLGRWPEILHAIKAMLLDKHGIDHITLQAEVAPQASL, from the coding sequence ATGCAAGCTGAAACCCGCATCAACGCTAGCGCCGAGCCGCCCGCCTCGCCTTCCGCCCATCTGCACGAACACCGCGATGGCGACGCCAAGCACGCGCACTTCACGTTGCAGCGCAGCCAATCGGTGCTGGCGTGGTCGCTGGCGTTGACCTTGGGCTTCGCCGTGGTCGAGGTGATTACCGGCTTCATGTCCAATTCGCTGGCGCTGATTTCCGACGCCGGCCACATGGTCACCGACGCCGCCGCACTGGGCCTGGCGTTGCTGGCGCAGTTGATCGCCAAGCGGCCGCCGTCGGCGCGCCACTCGTTCGGCTTCGGCCGCGCCGAGGCATTGGCAGCGTTCGTCAACAGCTTGGTGCTGCTGGTGCTGGTCGCGTGGATCGTGTTCGAAGCCGCGCAACGCTTCTCGCATCCCGAGCAGGTGCATGGTGCGACGGTGTTCATCGTCGCCGGCATCGGCCTCGTCATTAATATCGTGCTCGCCTATATGTTGTCGCGCGGCGACAGCAACATGAACACGCGCGCGGCGCTGGTCAACGTCATGGGCGACTTGCTGGGATCGGTGGCCGCGCTGGTCGCCGGCGCCGTCATCTATTACACCGGCTGGATGATGATCGACCCGCTGCTGTCGATTTTTGTCGCGCTGCTGATTTTAAAGTCGACCGTCAGTGTGCTGCGCGAGTCCTACCACTTCCTGATGGGCGGCGTGCCCGAGCCGATCGACTATCTGAAGGTGGGCGCCGACCTCGAACAGATCGACGGCGTCTGCTCGGTGCACGACCTGCACGTGTGGGACATGTCGCCGGGCGAGCCGGCGCTGATCGGCCACGTCGAGATCGTCGACCTCGGGCGCTGGCCCGAGATCCTGCACGCGATCAAGGCCATGCTGCTCGACAAGCACGGCATCGACCATATCACCTTGCAGGCCGAAGTCGCGCCGCAGGCATCCCTTTAA
- the thrS gene encoding threonine--tRNA ligase translates to MLSVRLPDGSAREFDGPVTVAQVATSIATSLGKAALAGKVDGKVVDTSFLIEKDSDLAIITDKDPEGLDVIRHSTAHLLAYAVKELFPDAQVTIGPVIENGFYYDFSYKRPFTPDDLVAIEKKMTELAKKDEPVTRKVLPRDEAVAYFKSIGEDYKAEIISSIPADQDVSLYSEGKFTDLCRGPHVPSTGKIKVFKLMKLAGAYWRGDSKNEMLQRVYGTAWTKKEDQEQYLFQLEEAEKRDHRKLGKQLDFFHFQDEAPGLVFWHPKGWTIWQQVEQYMRNKYQVNGYQEVKAPQILDSSLWGKTGHWDNYRENMFVTESENRSYALKPMNCPGHVQIFNSNMRSYRDLPLRYGEFGQCHRNEPSGALHGIMRVRGFTQDDGHIFCTEEQIEPEVVSFHTQAMEVYKDFDFHNIDVKLALRPDNRIGTDEVWDEAEDALRSGLRACGVTWTELPGEGAFYGPKIEYHLKDSLGRPWQVGTMQVDFFMPERLGAEYVAADNTRQVPVMLHRAIVGSMERFIGILIENYAGALPTWLAPVQVSVLNISDAQADYVNQVTEKLRRSGFRVQSDLRNEKITYKIREHSVQKLPYILVIGDKERDANTVAVRARGNVDLGVMSVDALIERLQQDVANKA, encoded by the coding sequence ATGCTTTCAGTCCGCCTTCCAGATGGTTCTGCCCGTGAATTCGACGGCCCAGTCACCGTGGCTCAAGTGGCGACCAGCATTGCCACCAGCCTGGGCAAAGCCGCGCTGGCCGGCAAGGTCGATGGCAAAGTGGTGGATACCTCTTTCCTGATCGAAAAAGATTCCGATCTGGCCATCATCACCGACAAGGATCCGGAAGGCCTCGACGTGATCCGTCACTCGACCGCCCACTTGCTGGCCTACGCCGTCAAGGAATTGTTCCCTGACGCGCAAGTGACCATCGGCCCGGTGATCGAAAACGGCTTTTACTACGACTTCTCGTACAAGCGCCCGTTCACCCCGGACGATCTGGTCGCGATCGAAAAGAAAATGACCGAACTGGCCAAGAAGGACGAGCCGGTCACCCGCAAGGTGTTGCCGCGTGACGAAGCCGTCGCCTACTTCAAGTCGATTGGCGAAGACTACAAAGCCGAGATCATTTCGTCGATTCCGGCCGACCAGGACGTGTCGCTGTACTCCGAAGGCAAGTTCACCGACTTGTGCCGTGGGCCGCACGTGCCGTCGACCGGCAAGATCAAGGTGTTCAAGCTGATGAAGCTGGCCGGCGCCTACTGGCGCGGCGACAGCAAGAACGAAATGCTGCAGCGTGTCTACGGCACCGCCTGGACCAAGAAGGAAGATCAAGAGCAGTACCTGTTCCAGCTGGAAGAGGCGGAAAAGCGCGACCACCGCAAGCTGGGCAAGCAGCTGGACTTCTTCCACTTCCAGGACGAGGCCCCGGGCCTGGTGTTCTGGCATCCGAAGGGCTGGACCATCTGGCAGCAAGTTGAGCAATACATGCGCAACAAGTACCAGGTCAACGGCTACCAGGAAGTGAAGGCGCCGCAGATCCTGGATTCCAGCCTGTGGGGCAAGACCGGTCACTGGGACAACTATCGCGAAAACATGTTCGTGACGGAATCGGAAAACCGTTCCTACGCGCTCAAGCCGATGAACTGCCCGGGCCACGTGCAGATCTTCAACAGCAATATGCGCAGCTACCGCGACCTGCCGCTGCGCTACGGCGAGTTCGGCCAGTGCCACCGCAACGAGCCGTCCGGCGCGCTGCACGGCATCATGCGCGTGCGCGGTTTCACCCAGGATGACGGTCACATCTTCTGCACCGAAGAGCAGATCGAGCCGGAAGTGGTGTCGTTCCACACGCAGGCGATGGAAGTCTACAAGGACTTCGATTTCCACAACATCGACGTCAAGCTGGCGCTGCGTCCGGACAACCGTATCGGCACCGACGAAGTCTGGGACGAGGCCGAGGACGCGCTGCGCTCCGGCCTGCGCGCCTGCGGCGTGACCTGGACCGAGTTGCCGGGCGAGGGCGCGTTCTACGGTCCGAAGATCGAGTACCACCTGAAGGATTCGCTGGGCCGCCCATGGCAGGTCGGCACGATGCAGGTCGACTTCTTCATGCCGGAGCGTCTGGGCGCGGAATATGTCGCGGCTGACAACACCCGCCAGGTGCCGGTCATGCTGCACCGTGCGATCGTCGGTTCGATGGAGCGCTTCATCGGCATCCTGATCGAGAACTACGCCGGCGCGTTGCCGACCTGGCTTGCGCCAGTGCAAGTTTCGGTGCTCAACATCTCCGATGCGCAGGCCGATTATGTGAACCAGGTCACGGAAAAGCTGCGCCGGAGCGGGTTCCGCGTGCAGAGCGATTTGCGCAACGAGAAAATAACCTATAAAATACGTGAACATTCCGTCCAAAAACTGCCTTACATCCTTGTAATCGGCGATAAAGAGCGGGATGCCAACACCGTGGCCGTGCGGGCACGGGGCAATGTCGATCTGGGCGTCATGTCCGTCGATGCCCTGATCGAGCGACTCCAGCAAGACGTCGCCAATAAAGCCTGA
- the infC gene encoding translation initiation factor IF-3, with product MRLSGVENEPLGIVTLAEAFRLAEEANVDLVEIAPTAVPPVCRLMDYGKFKYSEQKKAHEAKLKQKIIAVKEVKFRPGTDDGDYNIKLRNLIKFLDEGDKTKITLRFRGREMAHQDIGFRMLERLKADLEPYGQVEQFPKMEGRQMIMVLSPKKKK from the coding sequence ATGCGTTTAAGTGGGGTCGAGAACGAGCCGCTCGGGATCGTCACTTTGGCCGAAGCCTTCCGCCTGGCGGAAGAGGCCAATGTCGACCTGGTCGAGATCGCGCCAACGGCGGTACCGCCGGTTTGCCGTTTGATGGACTACGGCAAATTCAAGTATTCGGAGCAGAAGAAGGCTCACGAAGCTAAATTGAAACAGAAGATCATCGCCGTGAAGGAAGTCAAATTCCGTCCGGGTACCGATGACGGTGACTACAATATCAAGCTGCGTAACCTCATCAAGTTCCTTGATGAAGGCGACAAAACCAAGATCACGCTGCGTTTCCGCGGTCGTGAGATGGCGCACCAGGATATTGGCTTCCGCATGCTGGAACGTTTGAAAGCCGATCTGGAGCCGTACGGCCAGGTCGAGCAGTTCCCGAAGATGGAAGGCCGCCAGATGATCATGGTGCTGTCTCCTAAGAAAAAGAAGTAA
- the rpmI gene encoding 50S ribosomal protein L35, whose amino-acid sequence MPKMKTKSSAKKRFRVRPGGTVKSGHAFKRHILTKKTTKSKRQLRGITNVDAADVKSVLRMMPSA is encoded by the coding sequence ATGCCAAAAATGAAAACCAAAAGCTCCGCGAAGAAACGTTTTCGCGTGCGTCCAGGTGGTACTGTTAAGAGTGGTCACGCGTTCAAACGCCACATTCTGACCAAGAAAACCACCAAGTCGAAGCGCCAATTGCGCGGTATCACGAATGTCGATGCGGCTGACGTGAAATCCGTCCTGCGCATGATGCCATCCGCTTAA
- the rplT gene encoding 50S ribosomal protein L20: MPRVKRGVTARARHKKVLNLAKGYRGRRSKVYRVAKQAVMRAGQYAYRDRRNKKRVFRRLWIARINAASREHGVTYSVFMNGLKKASIELDRKVLADMAVMDKPAFAAIVNAVKAKIAA; encoded by the coding sequence ATGCCTAGAGTAAAACGTGGGGTTACAGCTCGTGCCCGTCATAAAAAAGTCTTAAACCTGGCCAAAGGTTACCGTGGTCGTCGCAGCAAGGTTTACCGTGTTGCCAAGCAAGCAGTTATGCGCGCTGGCCAATACGCCTACCGCGACCGTCGTAACAAGAAGCGCGTCTTCCGCCGCCTGTGGATCGCTCGTATCAACGCCGCTTCCCGTGAGCATGGCGTGACGTACAGCGTCTTCATGAACGGTCTGAAAAAAGCTTCGATCGAACTGGACCGTAAGGTTCTGGCCGATATGGCAGTGATGGACAAGCCGGCCTTCGCCGCGATTGTCAACGCTGTGAAAGCAAAAATCGCTGCGTAA
- the pheS gene encoding phenylalanine--tRNA ligase subunit alpha, with the protein MDSLEQLVASAVQDFTAAQDDAAALENAKAKYLGKTGQITELMKGLGKLDPEARKAQGALINAAKGQIEAALTARRDALADAQMQTRLNAEAIDVSLPGRGRAGGGLHPVMRTWERVEEIFRSIGFDVADGPEIENDWTNFTALNSPENHPARSMQDTFYIEGNDSEGKPLLLRTHTSPMQVRYARSHTPPIKVIAPGRTYRVDSDATHSPMFHQVEGLWIAENISFADLKGVYLNFVKAFFETDDLQVRFRPSYFPFTEPSAEIDIAFGSGPLKGRWLEISGSGQVHPSVVRNFGLDPEKYIGFAFGSGLERLTMLRYGVSDLRLFYEGDLRFLKQFN; encoded by the coding sequence ATGGACTCCCTGGAACAACTCGTCGCCTCAGCAGTGCAGGATTTCACGGCCGCGCAAGATGACGCCGCCGCGCTGGAAAATGCCAAAGCCAAATATCTGGGCAAGACCGGCCAGATTACCGAATTGATGAAGGGTCTGGGCAAGCTCGACCCCGAGGCACGCAAGGCGCAGGGCGCCCTGATCAACGCGGCCAAGGGTCAAATTGAAGCGGCCTTGACGGCCCGGCGCGACGCGCTGGCCGACGCCCAGATGCAAACCCGTTTGAACGCCGAGGCCATCGATGTCTCGCTGCCTGGCCGCGGACGCGCCGGCGGCGGCCTGCATCCGGTCATGCGCACCTGGGAGCGCGTGGAGGAAATCTTCCGCTCGATCGGTTTCGACGTGGCCGACGGCCCCGAGATCGAAAACGACTGGACCAACTTTACCGCCTTGAACAGCCCGGAAAACCATCCGGCCCGTTCGATGCAGGACACTTTCTACATCGAAGGCAACGACAGCGAAGGCAAGCCGCTGCTGCTGCGCACGCACACCAGCCCGATGCAGGTGCGCTACGCCCGCAGCCACACGCCGCCGATCAAGGTGATCGCGCCGGGCCGCACCTACCGCGTCGACAGCGACGCCACGCACTCGCCGATGTTCCACCAGGTCGAGGGCCTGTGGATCGCCGAGAACATCAGCTTCGCCGACCTCAAGGGCGTGTACCTGAACTTCGTCAAGGCCTTCTTCGAGACCGACGACTTGCAGGTGCGTTTCCGTCCGTCGTATTTCCCGTTCACCGAACCGTCGGCCGAGATCGATATCGCCTTCGGCTCCGGACCGCTGAAGGGCCGCTGGCTGGAGATTTCCGGCTCTGGCCAGGTGCATCCGTCGGTGGTGCGCAACTTCGGCCTGGACCCGGAAAAGTACATCGGCTTCGCGTTCGGCTCCGGCCTCGAGCGCCTGACGATGCTGCGCTACGGCGTCAGCGACCTGCGCCTGTTCTACGAAGGCGACCTGCGCTTCCTGAAGCAGTTCAACTAA